One Deltaproteobacteria bacterium genomic region harbors:
- a CDS encoding response regulator, which translates to MSKISCLATKALIDYVRINRPENLHLLWAPLKGELPQGEDPEHFLSNPQNHVSIDVCRHVMEQARKATSDDMAVFKAAFRHGKQIEVNSIRRRLLRPFFGPKRAVQRVQEIHDKLFAGNRIEIVSVSNTHSLVRLHWSKDLPLSQDFCMFAKGMHQAMPTMFHLPPARLWERVCYFKGGPYCEYEVWWDKKPLKAPHLRPALKRGFSRPPEGRVVKNKNHTSVQDQGAERLHEEPPRKPPEMHAAAGDDAQGKSTDPTPGNIFHEFDSLFAGINERLSLMLKDIDSSHPYFEHLMGIEGKMQEWVNLTKRLLDVPRNSKDPTRASSLNQNGLNQNGVSRQKGVSGELFRDTETVLLVDNEDMLIDVGQQMVQAMGYKALIARTCKEAIEIYRKNKDEIDMVILDMNMADMTGGNAYDRLRKINPNIKVLISSGYCMDEETRQTLSRGCNDFIQKPFSMKQLSEKMRVILDSPAHPSP; encoded by the coding sequence ATGAGTAAAATAAGCTGCCTAGCCACCAAGGCACTTATAGACTACGTAAGAATCAACAGGCCTGAGAACTTGCACCTGCTCTGGGCGCCACTCAAGGGGGAACTCCCGCAAGGGGAAGACCCCGAGCATTTTCTGAGCAATCCCCAAAACCACGTCAGTATTGATGTGTGCCGGCATGTAATGGAGCAGGCCAGGAAGGCCACTTCGGACGACATGGCCGTGTTCAAGGCAGCCTTTAGACACGGAAAGCAAATAGAGGTAAATAGTATTCGGCGGAGATTGCTCCGCCCCTTTTTTGGCCCAAAACGTGCTGTTCAAAGAGTACAAGAAATACATGATAAGCTTTTTGCCGGAAATAGAATCGAAATCGTCTCGGTCTCAAACACCCACTCGTTAGTCCGCCTTCACTGGTCCAAGGACCTTCCTCTCAGTCAGGATTTCTGTATGTTCGCCAAAGGCATGCACCAGGCAATGCCCACCATGTTCCATCTTCCCCCGGCCAGGTTGTGGGAGAGGGTGTGTTATTTTAAAGGCGGACCGTACTGTGAATACGAGGTGTGGTGGGACAAGAAGCCCCTCAAGGCTCCTCACCTGAGGCCCGCGCTGAAAAGAGGCTTTTCCCGGCCGCCGGAGGGCCGGGTGGTAAAAAACAAGAACCACACCAGCGTGCAGGATCAAGGTGCTGAACGGCTTCATGAAGAGCCCCCAAGAAAGCCTCCCGAGATGCACGCTGCTGCCGGCGACGATGCACAAGGAAAGTCCACCGACCCCACGCCAGGCAATATTTTCCACGAATTCGACAGTCTTTTTGCCGGCATCAACGAACGGCTCTCTTTGATGCTTAAAGATATTGACTCCAGCCATCCTTATTTTGAGCATCTTATGGGGATAGAGGGTAAGATGCAAGAATGGGTCAACCTCACCAAACGACTCCTGGATGTACCGAGAAACAGCAAAGACCCGACAAGGGCGTCCAGTCTGAACCAGAACGGGCTGAATCAGAACGGGGTCTCAAGACAAAAGGGCGTGTCCGGGGAGCTATTCAGAGACACAGAGACCGTGCTTCTTGTCGATAATGAGGATATGCTCATTGATGTTGGTCAACAGATGGTGCAGGCTATGGGATACAAGGCATTGATCGCGAGGACTTGCAAGGAAGCCATTGAGATCTATAGAAAAAACAAGGACGAGATTGATATGGTAATCCTTGATATGAATATGGCGGACATGACAGGCGGCAACGCCTATGACAGATTGAGGAAAATCAACCCCAACATCAAGGTTCTCATTTCCAGCGGATACTGCATGGACGAAGAGACAAGACAGACACTTTCACGGGGTTGTAATGATTTTATCCAGAAGCCCTTTTCTATGAAACAACTTTCCGAGAAAATGCGGGTCATTCTGGACAGCCCTGCTCATCCCAGCCCCTGA